One genomic window of Vibrio rhizosphaerae includes the following:
- the hemG gene encoding menaquinone-dependent protoporphyrinogen IX dehydrogenase: MKKILCLYSTREGQTKKIVEHIVAQLDGYESEFVDLHLHPKLNLALYDKVLIGASIRYGRLHQSLYQFIDHHARQLDEANAAFICVNLTARKEEQKKDTPEGSVYIQTFLRQSVWQPKLIGVFAGALRYPRYRFFDRMMIRLIMKMTGGETDTSKEVEYTNWHKVDLFAQKFKDM, translated from the coding sequence GTGAAGAAAATTCTCTGTCTGTATTCAACCCGAGAAGGACAGACTAAAAAAATTGTTGAACATATTGTTGCACAGCTTGATGGCTATGAGAGCGAGTTCGTTGATCTGCATCTGCATCCCAAATTAAATTTAGCACTTTACGATAAAGTGTTGATTGGTGCTTCAATTCGGTATGGCCGACTCCATCAGTCACTTTATCAATTTATCGATCATCACGCTCGTCAGTTAGACGAAGCAAACGCCGCTTTTATATGTGTCAACTTAACCGCACGGAAAGAAGAACAAAAAAAAGATACGCCTGAAGGCAGTGTTTATATTCAGACTTTTTTGCGTCAATCAGTCTGGCAGCCGAAACTGATTGGTGTTTTTGCTGGAGCGTTACGTTATCCGCGCTATCGTTTTTTTGACCGCATGATGATCCGTCTCATTATGAAAATGACCGGTGGTGAAACTGATACATCAAAAGAAGTCGAATATACAAACTGGCATAAAGTCGATCTGTTTGCGCAGAAATTTAAAGATATGTAG